The Prochlorococcus marinus XMU1404 DNA segment TTTCGTATTCTTACAACTTAGAAAAACTTTTCTTGATCAAATAAGAACAATGCCTACAGATCTACTAATTAGTAGGTCAGTTGGCTTAATTTTAGGATTACTAGTAGCGAACCTGCTTCTTGCTCCAATTCTATTAATTCCTTTCCCGAGAGAAGTATTTTTTGGAAAACCTTTAGCAGCCATCCTAAGCAATATTTTCTTTGGTGTCCTTGGATATAAGTTAGCAGATACACATGGCAGGACATTATTGAGATTATTTAATCCAAATAATACTGATGCATATCTTGTTAGTGAGGGAATACTCCCTGCTGCAAGTCCAAAAATTCTAGATACTAGTGTAATCATTGATGGAAGAATAAATGGTTTATTAAATTGCGGCTTGTTGGAGGGACAATTAATTGTTGCTCAAAGTGTAATAGATGAATTACAAACTTTAGCTGACTCAAGCAGTAATGAAAAAAGATCTAAGGGTAGAAGAGGTTTGAAGTTGTTAAAAGAATTAAGAGATTTATACGGTAGAAGACTAGTGATTAACCCAACAAAGTATGAAGGCAATGGGGTAGATGAAAAACTTTTGAAAATCACTGAAGATATGACAGGAACATTAATTACAGCCGATTATAATCTCTCCCAGATTGCAGAAGTTAAGGAATTAAAAGTTATGAATTTGAGTGATCTAGTTATTGCTCTAAGGCCAGAGGTTCAGCCAGGAGAATCCCTTAATATAAAAATCGTAAGAGAAGGCAAAGAAAAAATGCAAGGAATTGGATATCTAGATGACGGAACAATGGTTGTAATCGATGAAGCAAAAAATTTTGTAGGAAGCAGATTAGATGTTGTTATTACTGGAGCACTACAAACTCCTACTGGAAGAATGGTCTTTGGAAAACTATTAAATAATCCTGAGTCAAACAAATCTTTTAAATCACCAGCGACACAGGGCTAAATATAGCTAGAATCAAATAAATAATAATTTTGTGATACATATGACTGTATCTGCTCCTTATTACGGCGAAAACACCGTTATGAGGACTCCACCTCCTGATCTACCCTCTCTTTTACTGAAAGAGAGAATTGTTTATCTTGGTTTACCATTATTTTCAGATGATGATGCCAAAAGACAATTAGGCATGGATGTTACTGAACTAATCATTGCTCAGCTTCTTTATCTAGAGTTTGAGGATCCTGAAAAACCTATCTATTTTTATATAAACTCAACAGGGACAAGTTGGTACACTGGTGACGCAGTTGGTTTCGAAACAGAAGCCTTCGCTATCTGCGATACTATTAGCTACATCAAGCCACCAGTCCATACAATCTGTATTGGACAAGCTATGGGAACTGCTGCCGTTATCCTTTCATCTGGCACTAAGGGTCAAAGAGCTGCTCTTCCACACGCATCCATTGTTTTACATCAGCCCATAAGCGGAGCAAGAGGTCAAGCAACTGACATTCAAATAAGAGCTGAGGAAGTTTTAAAAAATAAAAAATCAATGTTAGAGATCTTATCTCGTAATACTGGTAAGACTATTAAAGAACTTTCTAAAGACTCAGATAGAATGAGTTATCTAAACCCCCAAGAAGCACTAGATTATGGAGTTATAGATAGAATACTTACGAGTCAAAAGGATTTACCAAATAAAATTTAACTTTCACAAACAAAACTTTTAAATTATGCCAATAGGAACTCCAAGCGTGCCTTACAGACTTCCAGGAAGTCAATACGAAAGATGGGTTGATATATATACAAGATTAGGTGTTGAAAGGATTCTTTTTCTAGGACAAGAAGTTAACGACGGGATCGCTAATAGTCTTGTTGCTCAAATGCTTTATCTTGATTCTGAAGATAATTCCAAACCTATTTATTTATATATAAATAGCCCTGGAGGCTCAGTGACAGCAGGTTTGGCTATATTCGACACTATCAAATACGTAAAAAGTGATGTAGTAACTATTTGTGTAGGTCTTGCAGCCTCAATGGGTGCATTCCTTTTAGCTGCTGGTACAAAAGGTAAAAGGGTTGCTTTGCCCCACAGCAGAATAATGATTCATCAACCTCTTGGAGGAACATCTCAACGTCAAGCTAGTGACATTGAAATAGAAGCCAAAGAAATTTTAAGAATTAAAGATATGTTAAATATGTCTATGGCTGATATGACAGGTCAATCATTCGAGAAAATTGAAAAAGATACTGATAGAGATTATTTTCTAAGCGCAGAAGAGGCAAAAAACTATGGCTTGATTGATAGAGTAATCACACATCCAAGCGAAGCAAATCAGTCTTAGATTTTCTAAATAATATTTTAATTTTCATTTTTAAATTAATAATTTATTGGTTTAATTACACGTTTAATGTCTAAAATACTAACTATTGAATGCTAAGAAGCCACAACTAATGACTCAACTCTTCTACGACACAGATGCAGATCTAAGCCTTTTAAATAATAAAACAATCGCGATAATTGGATACGGTTCACAAGGTCATGCACATGCCCTAAACCTCAAAGATAGTGGTATGGATGTAATTGTAGGACTATATGAAGGGAGTAAATCTGAAAGCAAAGCTATTAGCGATGGACTAGAAGTGTTTAATGTTTCTGAAGCTTGCGAAAAAGCAGACTGGATTATGATTCTCCTACCAGATGAGTTTCAGAAAGATGTTTACCTTAAAGAAATAGAACCAAACTTAAAAGAAGGAAAGATATTAAGTTTTGCTCATGGTTTCAATATAAGATTTGAACTAATCAAACCTCCTGGTTTTGTAGATGTCGTAATGATCGCGCCCAAAGGACCTGGACATACTGTTCGTTGGGAATATCAGAATGGTCAAGGCGTTCCTGCATTATTTGCAGTAGAACAGGATTTTTCTGGCAGCGCAAGATCACTAGCAATGGCTTACGCTAAAGGTATAGGAGGAACAAGAGCTGGGATACTTGAAACAAACTTCAAAGAAGAAACAGAAACTGATTTATTTGGAGAACAAGCAGTTTTATGTGGAGGTTTATCTGAACTTGTCAAATCAGGCTTCGAGACACTAGTAGAGGCAGGATATCAACCAGAACTTGCTTACTTCGAATGTCTACATGAAGTTAAACTAATTGTCGATTTAATGGTTAAGGGCGGCTTATCTCAAATGAGAGATTCCATTTCAAATACGGCAGAATATGGAGATTATGTAAGTGGAAAAAGACTTATTAATAGTGATACAAAGAAAGAAATGCAGAAAATTCTAAAAGATATTCAGGATGGAACTTTCGCTAAGAATTTTGTAGAAGAATGCGACAAAAATAAACCCTTAATGACAAAATTAAGAGAAGAGAATTCAAAACATGAAATTGAGAAAGTTGGCAAAGGTCTTCGCTCTATGTTTAGTTGGCTGAAATAAGATTATTTTTCATATTTCTTGGATCGATTGGTTTTGATTTATTAATCGGCGACCCAAGATACTTGATCCACCCTGTTCAAATAATTGGATTCTATATAAAAAAAATATCCGATTACTTTATAAATAATTTCAGGGGAAATAAAAAATTATTATTATGGGGAGGTTTCATTCTTGCACTATCCACCATTGGAATTAGTTTTAGTTTTGGGAAACTAATAGAACTTAGTTATATTCAATCCAAAAATAATTTTTTTAGTGGATTTTTAATTTTTCTTGGGCTTTCAAGTTGTCTAGCCACTAAAGGACTTATTTCAAGTGTAAAAGAGATTGCAGAGCTACTAGAAAAGAAAGAATTTGATAAGCGAAATGAAAGAATAATCAAAGAGAAAGTGCAAAGGATAGTAAGTAGGGATGTTAGCTCATCTTCGAAAGAACATCTTTTGAGATCGACTACAGAGAGTCTTACCGAAAATTCTGTTGATGGCATATTTGGACCATTATTTTGGATTTTCATTGGAATCATTTTAATGAAGTTTTCAATTTTCCTGCCTGGGCCTTTATCACTTGGTTTTACATATAAAGCGGTAAGCACTTTAGATTCAATGATTGGTTATAAATACGATTACTTTAGATATTTAGGTTTTATGAGTGCAAAAATCGAAGATGGTTTTACTTTCATACCTTCAAGATTAGTTTTAATTACATTACCTATAGTAAGTTTCAATTTTAAGGACTATTTATTAATCATTAAAAAAAGTTTTCTTGATGGTAAAAAGTATGAATCGCCTAATTCTGGAATTTCAGAGGCTGTTTTTGCATATATTGCCGGTATTAAATTAGGAGGAAAAAGTAAATATAAAAATGAAACTATTGAAAAACCAATAATCAATGAAAATGGGGCTATTTGCACAAGAAAGAAAATTAAATTAATTTGTCAACTAATATTGAAATTACAATTTTTATGGATAATTATTTTTATCTTAATTTTTTTTATAATTCCCTTTTAATTTATTAACAAATTTGTTTTAAAATATTTATAAAATATAAATTTTATGGAAGAAAAAAACTTACCAACAGAAAATCAAAATAATGATTTTACCAAGACATCAACAACAAATAATGAATACGCAAAGTGGGTAGATAACCAAGGAGGTGAAGTAAAGAATGTTTTCGGCTTTAATAGCAGTGCAGAGCTCGTGAATGGTAGAGCGGCTATGATCGGATTCCTAATGCTTATATTGACCGAGCTAGTTTTAAGTGGCAGACCTGTAACGTCTTCAATTTTTGGTATTAATTGAAAATGGTAGAAAAGAAAACTAATTCAATAAAAGTATTTTTATACATATCCGTATGGGTAATAATTTGGGGAACTCTAGGTTCACTTATAGATTATCCTCTTTATAAAAATAAAATTTATCTAGAAGGAAGCGTATATCAATTTCTCACTTTCACAATTACAGCGATAATTTCCATAGTATGCGCAAAATTTCTCTATAAAAAAATTGAGTTATAAAAACTTATACCTAAATTTTTTGATTATTTTAGCAGGTTCATTGTTTTCATTTGACTCATAAAGTATCCACTGATGTGTTTCAGTATCATGATCACAACCATAATTACTAGATAGATTATCGTAACCAAGTAGAGTTGAATGACAATATTGATCTGCTTCAAAAGCAGAGTCATAAGCTGTTAGAAAATATATCAAAAGTACAACGAGAAATAACAAAAAAAAGACCTGAAAAACTAAATTAACTACCTTCATAAGAATTTCTAAAATTTAAATATATCATCTCAAAAATTTTAATCTAAAAATACTTAACGACCAACATTAAAAACAAAGTCATGAAATTCTTGATTATTTAGATACAAGAGAACTAACAGAATTAAAATCATATTCAAACCTATTACTATTGATCCGAAAATATTTATTTGTTTTTTACCTGGTAAAGTGTAAGTAAATTTTTTGCCTTTAAGAAAAGAAGTCAACCCTTTTTTTTCTTTTTTTACATCTTTTATTTGGGTATTATTATTTACTTTATTATCAGAGAAACCTTTTACCATTGAAACTAAAATAAAAAATTTATTTTATTCCAAAAAAAGAATTTATTTAAATATTTAACAATTTTTAATCACATATGGAATCATAAATGAATTCTTCTCTTTAGAGAAATTTTTAAAAAAATAAGCTTCAATAAGTTCCGATTGCAACCCCAATAAACTAGATTGACATTTAAATTTATTTTGTTTAAAAACTGCTAATTGAAACTTCTCTATTTGGGAAACTAATTCCCTACATAATTGATTTTGCGAATTTACAATACATTCACTAGATTGCTTTAAAATCTTGGACTTTGTTGGTATTGTTTCTGCCATAAGTAAATTAGATGTTAATAAAAATTTGAGGCATAAAATTACTAAAAATTTCATTACTTATGTAAGAATGTAAATTTTGGGTTATCTTGTTAAATCTTGGTAAATTACCTAACAGTAATTTATTAAAATAAAAAAAAGATGCTCTACTAGAGCACCTTTGTTTTAAAGGAAGAATTAGATTAAAGAAAATTATCCTTGAACTCTATCCTTAAAAAGTTTACCGGCTGAGAATGTAGGCACTCTTTTAGCAGGTATTGCTATTTTTTCGCCTGTCTTAGGGTTTAATCCCTGTCTTGCAGAACGATCTCTTGGTTCAAAAGAACCAAATCCTAGTATGGAGACTTTTTTGCCTTCCACGACTGAATCAACAATAGTTTCAATAGTCGTATCAACTATTGAAGAGACAACAGTTTTTGTTTCTCCTGTTGCAGCGGACACCAGGTTTACTAAATCAGCTTTGTTCATTGAATTTTAGAGTAAAGCAGAGATTAAATAGACAAGAGTTTGAATCAAGACTAAAAACCTCGAACTTGTACATCATATGGATCAAATAGGAATCCGGCAACCGAAAATGATAGCGGCGCAAAGCTTTATACAAATTTTAGGGACATTTTTAGCTATATTTTTTTGTTTTATAGTCAATTATTTTATTGATCAATGGAATTAAATTAACATTTCCAAAATAGGCAAAACCATTGGAAATACTGAATTTAGCCTTTAAAAACCCAACTTTCCTCTTCAAAAGTAGTGAATTTTAAATGTAATGAAGTTATGAATTTGAACTATTTATTATTTTTTATTAATTTTCAGATATATTTTCTTCTCATCACATGAAAAACATAATTTGTATTTTGAAATCAAGAAAAATGTAGTTTGTAATGAGTAATCTTTATCTCTAAATCGTTTAATTAAATATCAGTTAAGATGAATGAATAACAACAACAGGTAAGAAAATTTATATTCTCCAAGATTTAATATATTTGATTAGTGAAGCCTTAAATTTGAGTTTTTTTTTTTAATTTTGCATATATTATTCAAATATCAGTAATTTAAATAAATTATCTCAATATTTAACTAATCAATGATAAAGAGAAAGTGATTCATCTCAATAAAGGCAAACCATTTCCTTTAGGGAGTTCTCTAACTTCACAAGGAGTTAATTTTTCCTTAATAGCCACAAATGCAGAATATATAGAAATCTTATTGTTTGAGAAAGACGACTCTATTTACCCAAAAAGTATATTCAAATTAGATCAGACTCATAATAAAGGTCCTTACTGGCATGCGGAAATAAAAAATCTAAATGAAGGTTGTATTTATGCTTTTAGAGTAAAACAAAAAAATAATGAAATTAATAATAACTATGAAAAAAAAGTATTACTTGATCCATGTTCGAGGGGTATTACCGGATGGGGAAGTTATAAAAGAGAAAATGCATTAAAAACGAAAGAAAATACTAATTCTTGTCTTAAAAGCGTTGTTTGCGACAGAAAATTATTTAATTTTAAGGATTATCCAAGACCGAAACATTCTTGGGAAGAAACAATTATTTATGAACTCCATATCAAAGCTTTCACTGAATCAACTGAAAAAGATGAAAGTTGTTTTAAGAAATTTTTAAAAAAAATTCCATATCTCAAAGAACTGGGTATTACAACAATTGAATTACTTCCAATTTTTTGTTTTGATCCTACTGATGCCCCAAATGGTCTAAAGAACTTTTGGGGTTATAGTCCAATCAATTGGTTTACTCCGCATTTTGAATATCTTTCGAATGAATCCGCCGAAAAGAATAGAGAGGAATTTAGAAGATTTGTAGAGGAATGTCATAAAGCAGATATTGAAGTCATCTTAGATGTTGTGTACAATCACACTTCCGAAGGTGATTCAAAAGGGCCAGCAATATCTTGGAAAGGTATAGATGAAAATCTTTATTACTTTATTGGAAAAGATAAAAATTATCAGGACGTCTCTGGATGTGGTAATACTATTGCGGCAAACAGAGGATTTGTTAGAAAACTAATAATTGAATCATTAAAATGTTGGGCGAGTGAATTAGGAGTTGATGGTTTTAGATTTGATTTGGGAATTGCCCTATCAAGAGGAGAAAATCTTTCGCCGCTTGATAATCCTCCAATTTTTGAAGACATAGAATGTGAGCCAGAACTTATTGATATCAAGTTCATAAGTGAGCCATGGGATTGTGGCGGTTTATATAAATTAGGTGATTTCCCATCTAAGAATACTTTCACTTGGAATGGTCATTTTAGAGATGACTTGCGGAGATTTTGGAAGGGGGATAAAGATACAGCTTGGAATATGAGCGATAAAATAAAAGGGACACCATCTATTTATAAAGAAGATAATATTTTCCCAAAATCAATAAATTTTATTACTTCACATGATGGATTCACTCTAAAAGATTTAGTAACTTTCAATAGAAAACATAATTTTGCGAATAGAGAACAAAATAGAGATGGTGATAACCATAACAATAGTTGGAATCATGGTATAGAGGGACCAACTACAAACTTATTAATTAATGATTTAAGGAAAAGACAACAAAAAAATCTCATTCTTAGTTTACTTATATCTAGAGGAGTTCCAATGATACTTATGGGTGATGAGATAGGAAGGTCACAAGGCGGTAACAATAATTCTTGGTGCCAAAATAATTTATTGGGCTGGATGAATTGGGAACAAGGTCAACAAGATAAGGAATTATTAGAATATTTTAAATACGTTATAAAAATCCGAAAAAAACTAATAAAAATTTTTAATCCATCATTCTTCCCTAATAGTCAATCCAATGAAAATATTCCAAGATATCATTGGCATGGAACAAAGTTAGATAGACCCGATTGGAGTAGTTGGTCTCACACAGTTGCCTTTAGCATTAACAAAGGCAGTACTAATCCGCTGGTCTGGATAGGTTTAAATGCATATTCAAAAAGTATCGATTTCTCCTTACCGAAATCTAAATATAATTGGTTAAAAGTTATTGACACTAGCATGTCTGAGATTTTTAAACCCTTAACTATTAATGAAAAATCTGTTTCAATAAAGAGTAGAAGCTCTTTATTAATCATTTCAGAAGAAGTATTTGGGACAAAAAACGATTTATTCTAAAAGCGGGCGGCGGGAATCGAACCCGCATCTTCAGCTTGGAAGGCTGAGGTTTTACCACTAAACCACGCCCGCATTAAGTAATAGAATTACCATTGCAATAATACATTATCAAACAATCAACAAAGTAAAAAGATTGGAAAATTCACACTCGAAAAAAAATATTACTAGATCAACAACAAGATTAATGTTCTCTTATGGGCTAGGAGATGCAGGCACAGGTTTAGTCGCGACGCAATTTGGTTTTTTTCTGTTCAGATTCTTTATTTCTGCTGGTTTACCAGTAATAATTGCAGGTTCATTATTAATGTTAATAAAGATATGGGACGCAGTAAATGATCCGTTAATTGGATGGTTAAGTGATCGAACCAAATCTAGATGGGGCCCTAGAATCCCTTGGATGGTAGCAGCATCTGTTCCTCTTGGTTTCTCTTTAGCTGCGATATGGTGGACACCCACTGGTTCCGTGCTAACCAAGACTATTTACTATGCCATAATTTCTATAGTCGTAATGACTGCTTATACAAGTATTAATCTTCCTTTTGCAGCTCTATCCACTGAAATTTCTGAAAAAACAGCAATAAGAACACGACTAAACGCATCTAGATTTACTGGCTCAATAATTGCAGGACTTACTGGTTTAATAATTGCTGGAGTTGTATTAGGTTCTGAAGGATCAGCAAATAATGAATATTTTTTAATGGGTAAAATAAGTGGATTTATTGCAGTTACTGCAACATTAATTTCTTGTTGGGGATTGGCTCCATTTGCAAAAAAAGCACGAAGGCCTTCAGGAAAAGTGGAAGCCATAACACTTCAATTTAAAAGAATCTTCAGAAATAAAAAATTTCTAAAAGTTATTACGCTTTATATTCTTCTCTGGTGCGCCTTACAATTGATGCAAACTGTAGCTTTAATTTATGTAGAAGATGTACTGAATGTACCAACATATATTGCGAAGTGGATCCCGATACCTTTCCAAATTAGCGCTTTAGTGGGTTTACAAATATGGACCAGAGTATCAAATAAATTGAATAGGATTTCAGCTTTGAACTATGGAGCGATGATTTGGATTCTTTCATGTACGGCAACTTTGTTTTTACCTCCTTTATATATGGTTTCAGGAGTTAGGGATAATTTATTTCTAAATTCAGGAAATATAATTTTGTTCATTCTTTTAATTTTCATAATCTGTCTTATTGGTATTGGAGCTTCAACTGCTTTTCTTATCCCTTGGTCACTACTTCCTGATGCGATAGATGAAGATCCAGAGAAGCCAGCAGGACTATATACTGCTTGGATGGTACTTATTCAGAAGATTGGAATCGCGTTTAGTGTTCAATTATTAGGATTTTTATTGTATTTATCTGGTTATCAATCATGCCTGGTTGATAAAGATGGTCTAAATATTATGGAACAATGCTACTCAGCACAATTAACTATTAGATTGTGTATTGGTTTTATACCCTCAATATTGGTAATAATTGGTCTTTTAATCATGAGAAAATGGGATCGAAAATTAATTACAAACTAATATAAAGATATGTATTACCCTAATTTTTTCAAAAGACTTCTGAGCAGCTTAATCATTGGCGGGCAAGCAATTAATTTTATCTTTAGAGGTAAAATTTCCAAAAATGATCTCTTTGACCAACTTATGGAGTCAGGTCCTGGAAGTTTGTTAATTGTATTAATTACAGGAATTGCCGCAGGTACAGTTTTTAATATACAAGTTGCATCACAACTTACCAGTATGGGGGTTTCAAGTGAAATTGGAGGTTTATTAGCAGTTGGCATGGCGAGAGAAATGGCTCCTCTTCTAACTGCTACTTTAATGACTGGAAAGGTTGCCACTGCCTATGCTGCTCAACTAGGCACTATGAAAGTCACAGAACAAATTGAGGCAATAACCATGTTAAGGACGGAACCAGTCCAATATTTGGTAGTCCCAAGGTTACTTTCGATGGTAATAATGTCTCCTATACAGTGTCTTTTATTTTTATCTGTGGCTTTATGGAGTGGACAAATTTGGAGCACAATTTTTTATAAAGTTCCTCCAATAGTTTTTTGGACATCTGTAAGATCAGGTAATGTAAGTTTAACCAGCACAGACTTAACTTCAATGTTAATAAAATCTGTGGTGTTCGGATTACTTATTTCAATCATTGCTTGTGGATATGGACTTACAACTAAAGGTGGTCCAAAAGAAGTTGGAACAAGTACAACAGGTGCAGTTGTAATGACTCTCGTTACTGTATCTTTAATGGATGTATTACTAACACAAATTTTATTTGGATGATTCTATGTTTAACACTAAATCAAAAAAAGAGGAACCAGTAATAATATCTCCATCATTTCAATTGCCAATCATTCTAATAGTTTTAAGTTTTATGCTTTTGTTTTTGAATATTGGTTCTTTGCCTACAATAGTTTTTGCTTCTTTTAGCTTTTTTTTATTACTTCAGTCATTCACCTTAAGAATAAAAATAACAAATGATGATTTTATCGTTTTACAATTAGGGAAAGAGATTAGAACTTTTCCATTCAAGAACTGGATATCATGGAAATTCTTTTTCCCTATAATCCCAGGTATTTTTTATTTTAGAGAAAAGTCCAGTCCTCATTTATTACCAATTTTATTTAATCCAAAGCAATTAAAAGATGAGCTCATAAAAAAAGTTGACTCCCTGGAGATTAAAAATTCTTAAAATTCAGACTTTGCCTAATCATCAAAATTATTTAAATGACCAATACAGAAATTTCCAACAATAATCCTGAAAAGGAATTAATAATAGATAAGTCAATTTCAAATGATAAAACCAAACAAATTAGTAAGAAAAATACAACGCAAAATAAAAAAATTACACCAAAAAACGATAAATCGACTAAATCTTTCGATGAAATTTCTAATGAAATTTTTAGAGATCTTGTTTCAAAAAAAGACTCTTTAGTTAAAGAAATAAAAGAGTTAGAAACAAAAAAAATTGAAATAGAAAAAGATATTGAGTCAAATTTCAAAGGACAGTCAGATAATATTGCTAAAAGAGTTAAAGGCTTTCAAGAGTACTTAACTGGAGCTTTGCAGAATCTTTCACAAAACGTAGAGAAACTTGAATTAGTTTCTCAACCAATAATCGTAAAGCCTTCTCCCCTTGATGAGAGAAAGCAAAACAAAAGCACAAATAATGTAGTTAATGTTCCTGCTCTTTCTGAAACATTTAAGCCAGATGAAGAGATTATAAAAAGTTGCTTTACAAATTTCACAGAACAACCTGACTTTTATGCAGAACCTTGGAAATTAAGACGGAGTCTTGATTCATCAGATATAGAAATTATGGATGATTGGTTCTTTAATATGGGCGGAAGAGGTTCTCTTGAAAGTAGAGGGTCTCGACAAAAAAATGCCTTGTTATCAGCAGGTTTAATATCTATTCTTGGCGAATTATATGGAGATCAGTTTCAGACTCTTATTTTAGCTTCGCAGCCTGAACGATTAGGTGAATGGAGAAGAATTCTTCAAGATTCACTTGGTCTCACAAGGGATGACTTTGGACCTAATAGTGGGATTGTTCTTTTTGAAAGGCCTGAAGGTGTAATAGAAAGAGCTGACAGATTAGAAGCCAATGAAGAATTACCATTTATTATTATTGATGCAGCAGAAACATCTGTTGAAATTCCAATACTTCAATTCCCATTATGGCTTGCATTCGCTGGTTCAGATAATGAAATTTACGATGATCTTGAACTAAACTAATCTTTATGAATATTTTAATAATTTTTGTAAGTTATCTCTTAGGATCTTTTCCTACTGGTTTTTTAACTGGAAAATATCTCAAAAATTTAGATCTAAGAACAATAGGCTCTGGATCTACAGGTGCCACAAATGTCTTGAGAAATGTAGGAAAATGGCCAGCACTTTTTGTTTTTATCATTGATGTTGGGAAGGGTGTTATTGCTGTAAAAATTGCTCAGCATTACACAGACCAAGGATTAATAGAAGTAATAGCAGGCATATCCGCTATCACAGGACATATATGGCCAATATGGCTTGGAGGGAAAGGAGGAAAAGCTGTTGCTACTGGACTAGGCATGTTTTTAGCCCTTTCCTGGAAAGTTGGACTTGCTTCTCTTGGGATTTTTTTAATCGTATTAGCAAAAACTAAATTTGTATCTTTATCAAGTATTTCAGCTGCGATCTTACTTCCTTTGTTTATGTTTTTTTATCTAGGTAATATTATAAATTCATACTTTTTTATTAGTTTAATTGTGGCGTTTTTAGTTATCTGGAAACATAGAACTAATATAACAAGATTGATTAAAGGAGAAGAATCTAAAATTAATCAGAATTAATAGATTTGAAAATTTCTATAAGAGCTTTATTAGGATCTAAAGCTTTGGATATTGTTCTACCAATGACCAATTTAGAAGCACCATTATCTATAGCCTCATGGGGAGTCATAATCCTATTTTGATCATCTGCACTATCGATCTTTAATCTAATGCCCGGTGTTATTAGTTCAAAATTATTTTTATAAATCGATCTCAATATTTTTACTTCCCATGGGGAGCAAACGCATCCATCTAATTCAGCATCAAAAGACAATTTCGCAAGTCTCAATACATTATCTTCAATTGAATTTTTCCTATCGAGATCAGTTTGAAAATCTTTAAGAGAAAAACTTGTTAATACAGTTATACCAACAACTAATGGAGGTTTTACATTAGCGACGGTCGCTCCTTCAAAAGATGCTTTTTTTGAATACTTAAGAGCTTTAAGACCTGCCGAAGAATGAATAGAAATTATATCAACCCCTAATTTTGAAACTTGATAACATGCTGCACTCATGGTATTTGGAATATCATGAAATTTTAAATCTAAAAATATCTTTTTATTTAAACCTTTCAAAATTTCAATAGCTCTTGGACCTTCCCTAACAAAAAGCTCTAAACCAACTTTCACCCACTTAATACTAGGACATCTTTCTAGAAGTAATTTTGCTTGATTAAGATCTAGACCATCAATTGCCAATATTATTTTATCTTCTAAATTAAATCTATTTTTCATTTA contains these protein-coding regions:
- a CDS encoding PIN/TRAM domain-containing protein, with translation MTDILVLILFVLSGAASGWLGVDLLPVDILKQVSNVEGFRIVLAIIGFFIGLAAGFVFLQLRKTFLDQIRTMPTDLLISRSVGLILGLLVANLLLAPILLIPFPREVFFGKPLAAILSNIFFGVLGYKLADTHGRTLLRLFNPNNTDAYLVSEGILPAASPKILDTSVIIDGRINGLLNCGLLEGQLIVAQSVIDELQTLADSSSNEKRSKGRRGLKLLKELRDLYGRRLVINPTKYEGNGVDEKLLKITEDMTGTLITADYNLSQIAEVKELKVMNLSDLVIALRPEVQPGESLNIKIVREGKEKMQGIGYLDDGTMVVIDEAKNFVGSRLDVVITGALQTPTGRMVFGKLLNNPESNKSFKSPATQG
- a CDS encoding ATP-dependent Clp protease proteolytic subunit; this translates as MTVSAPYYGENTVMRTPPPDLPSLLLKERIVYLGLPLFSDDDAKRQLGMDVTELIIAQLLYLEFEDPEKPIYFYINSTGTSWYTGDAVGFETEAFAICDTISYIKPPVHTICIGQAMGTAAVILSSGTKGQRAALPHASIVLHQPISGARGQATDIQIRAEEVLKNKKSMLEILSRNTGKTIKELSKDSDRMSYLNPQEALDYGVIDRILTSQKDLPNKI
- a CDS encoding ATP-dependent Clp protease proteolytic subunit; protein product: MPIGTPSVPYRLPGSQYERWVDIYTRLGVERILFLGQEVNDGIANSLVAQMLYLDSEDNSKPIYLYINSPGGSVTAGLAIFDTIKYVKSDVVTICVGLAASMGAFLLAAGTKGKRVALPHSRIMIHQPLGGTSQRQASDIEIEAKEILRIKDMLNMSMADMTGQSFEKIEKDTDRDYFLSAEEAKNYGLIDRVITHPSEANQS
- the ilvC gene encoding ketol-acid reductoisomerase, which translates into the protein MTQLFYDTDADLSLLNNKTIAIIGYGSQGHAHALNLKDSGMDVIVGLYEGSKSESKAISDGLEVFNVSEACEKADWIMILLPDEFQKDVYLKEIEPNLKEGKILSFAHGFNIRFELIKPPGFVDVVMIAPKGPGHTVRWEYQNGQGVPALFAVEQDFSGSARSLAMAYAKGIGGTRAGILETNFKEETETDLFGEQAVLCGGLSELVKSGFETLVEAGYQPELAYFECLHEVKLIVDLMVKGGLSQMRDSISNTAEYGDYVSGKRLINSDTKKEMQKILKDIQDGTFAKNFVEECDKNKPLMTKLREENSKHEIEKVGKGLRSMFSWLK
- the cbiB gene encoding adenosylcobinamide-phosphate synthase CbiB — its product is MAEIRLFFIFLGSIGFDLLIGDPRYLIHPVQIIGFYIKKISDYFINNFRGNKKLLLWGGFILALSTIGISFSFGKLIELSYIQSKNNFFSGFLIFLGLSSCLATKGLISSVKEIAELLEKKEFDKRNERIIKEKVQRIVSRDVSSSSKEHLLRSTTESLTENSVDGIFGPLFWIFIGIILMKFSIFLPGPLSLGFTYKAVSTLDSMIGYKYDYFRYLGFMSAKIEDGFTFIPSRLVLITLPIVSFNFKDYLLIIKKSFLDGKKYESPNSGISEAVFAYIAGIKLGGKSKYKNETIEKPIINENGAICTRKKIKLICQLILKLQFLWIIIFILIFFIIPF
- a CDS encoding chlorophyll a/b-binding protein; this encodes MEEKNLPTENQNNDFTKTSTTNNEYAKWVDNQGGEVKNVFGFNSSAELVNGRAAMIGFLMLILTELVLSGRPVTSSIFGIN
- a CDS encoding HU family DNA-binding protein, giving the protein MNKADLVNLVSAATGETKTVVSSIVDTTIETIVDSVVEGKKVSILGFGSFEPRDRSARQGLNPKTGEKIAIPAKRVPTFSAGKLFKDRVQG